A genomic segment from Halococcus sediminicola encodes:
- a CDS encoding cobyric acid synthase produces the protein HWERVRKSSVKSYERLAEENDLIIAEGAGSIAEINLHDRDLANVETAEFADASILLLGDIERGGVFASLYGTLELMPDDLQNRVRGCVITKFRGDSALLDSGIKELKRRTGVPVVGVLPYDDPGLPEEDSLSLPPDDESAVFGDEDSVPPAEAVTIGVPRLPHIANFTDLEPLARVPGVRVAYVPLRSKLTEVDAVVIPGTKNTVDDLLALRDAGFDDALDGFSGPVIGICGGYQMLGEQITNAAIEGTGEGDTVRGFDLLPVKTKFSQEKQVRQARVAVTGTGPIDGVTGTVSGFEIHMGRTTHLTPLDRPLGNRSAATESVLGTYLHGLFENESICTAFLDSISQTTDEGCSSLLGGTSNSPYTEAAELARQIDLPWSPSKINSY, from the coding sequence ACATTGGGAGCGCGTCCGCAAATCCTCCGTAAAATCCTACGAACGGCTGGCGGAAGAAAACGACCTCATTATCGCCGAAGGGGCGGGAAGCATCGCCGAAATCAACCTTCACGATCGTGATTTGGCCAACGTCGAGACTGCAGAGTTTGCCGACGCATCGATCCTGCTTCTCGGCGACATCGAGCGCGGTGGCGTGTTCGCCAGCCTCTACGGAACGCTCGAACTCATGCCGGATGACCTACAAAACCGCGTTCGGGGCTGTGTCATTACGAAATTTCGCGGAGATAGCGCACTCCTTGACTCCGGTATCAAGGAACTGAAACGACGAACCGGCGTTCCAGTGGTCGGCGTGCTTCCCTATGACGACCCCGGATTACCCGAAGAAGACAGCCTTTCACTACCGCCCGACGACGAAAGCGCTGTCTTCGGTGACGAAGACAGCGTGCCACCGGCGGAGGCAGTGACCATCGGCGTCCCCCGCTTGCCGCACATCGCTAATTTCACCGACCTCGAACCACTGGCTCGCGTTCCCGGCGTTCGTGTCGCCTACGTTCCACTCCGTTCGAAACTCACAGAGGTCGACGCCGTCGTCATCCCTGGGACCAAGAACACCGTTGACGACCTGTTAGCGCTCAGAGACGCCGGGTTCGACGATGCCCTCGATGGGTTTTCTGGGCCAGTTATTGGCATTTGCGGCGGGTATCAGATGCTCGGGGAGCAGATAACGAACGCCGCTATCGAGGGCACCGGGGAGGGAGACACTGTTCGAGGATTCGATTTGCTCCCTGTCAAAACAAAATTCTCACAGGAAAAACAAGTTCGACAAGCGAGGGTAGCAGTCACAGGAACCGGTCCAATTGATGGTGTCACAGGAACTGTGTCAGGATTCGAAATTCACATGGGACGAACGACACACCTGACACCGCTTGATCGCCCTCTAGGGAATCGGAGTGCTGCAACCGAGTCGGTTCTTGGTACGTATTTACACGGCCTCTTCGAAAACGAAAGCATCTGTACTGCGTTTCTCGACTCAATATCTCAAACTACAGATGAGGGTTGTTCATCTTTACTAGGAGGAACGTCGAATTCACCATACACTGAGGCCGCAGAGTTGGCTCGCCAGATCGATCTGCCATGGTCTCCTTCCAAGATCAATAGTTACTAG